A single genomic interval of Gemmatimonadota bacterium harbors:
- a CDS encoding alkaline phosphatase family protein: MARTPFKRCVFFLVDGARADVMEDFIEAGEFPNLRRFVLDRGDYRKTVTSFPSTTGPAHVPFLTGCTPGSSNLPGIRWFDRSRSHGFTHFNQSRSYVGPGGLYMDRDLREDIRTIFEYFEQPAGVFSFLNRGLDVFANQTLLVKNWYWLYAHYSGRWQAVDDAAWRYVDRAIDREADFLSVVFPAVDEYSHYTDPFSDETLDAYRAFDRGLGRLAERLSRKGRLDDTLFVVSSDHGLTTTHTHFELWSFLDELGFNTLYYPKILRKGCNAASMVSGNGMAHIYLKKGDTWAERPSCDEIRSMGDTDLVEALLSQEAIDLVAVRTHDWRSEPTTRGLSYGDAGEWPRSGRRGTACPTGCARVRIPSATTTCR, translated from the coding sequence ATGGCGAGAACGCCGTTCAAGCGGTGTGTCTTCTTCCTGGTCGACGGCGCCCGCGCGGATGTGATGGAAGATTTCATCGAGGCGGGCGAGTTTCCGAACCTGCGGCGATTCGTGCTCGACCGGGGAGACTACCGGAAGACGGTGACTTCCTTCCCGTCCACGACCGGCCCGGCCCATGTCCCCTTTCTTACGGGTTGTACGCCCGGTTCATCCAATCTTCCCGGCATTCGCTGGTTTGACCGGTCCAGGTCCCATGGGTTCACCCATTTCAACCAGTCGCGCAGTTACGTGGGCCCGGGCGGGTTGTATATGGACAGGGACCTCAGGGAGGATATCCGCACCATATTCGAATACTTCGAACAGCCCGCCGGAGTCTTCAGTTTTCTGAACCGAGGCCTGGATGTTTTCGCGAACCAGACGCTGCTGGTCAAGAACTGGTACTGGCTCTATGCCCATTACTCCGGCCGCTGGCAGGCCGTGGACGACGCGGCGTGGCGTTACGTGGACCGTGCGATCGACCGGGAGGCGGATTTCCTGTCGGTCGTGTTCCCCGCGGTGGACGAGTATTCGCATTACACCGATCCTTTTTCGGACGAGACCCTGGATGCGTACCGCGCGTTCGACCGGGGGCTCGGCAGACTGGCGGAACGGCTCAGCCGTAAAGGCAGGCTGGACGACACGCTGTTCGTGGTCTCCAGCGACCATGGCCTGACCACCACCCACACGCACTTCGAACTCTGGTCGTTTCTGGACGAACTGGGGTTCAACACGCTGTATTATCCGAAGATCCTGCGTAAAGGATGCAACGCGGCCTCGATGGTGTCCGGCAATGGAATGGCCCATATCTACCTCAAGAAGGGCGATACGTGGGCGGAGCGGCCTTCCTGTGACGAGATCCGTTCCATGGGGGATACGGACCTGGTCGAAGCCCTGCTCTCACAGGAAGCGATCGACCTGGTGGCGGTCAGAACCCACGACTGGCGGTCAGAACCCACGACCAGGGGGTTGTCGTATGGGGACGCCGGGGAATGGCCGAGATCCGGGAGACGCGGAACGGCCTGTCCTACCGGGTGCGCGAGGGTGAGGATCCCTTCGGCTACGACGACATGCCGGTAG
- a CDS encoding radical SAM protein has protein sequence MSEQIQVAPTVESYPPPPAPPVLQPDAGYLGYDRALLRPMSPVRKLRSVLKYLWVRLKGGPMAVNMEVTYLCNATCDFCDYWKTKRSGKLGDYDYVDALRKLNPLTVTLTGGEPTINKQLPEAVRRIKESLGFIYIGMVTHGSLLTVEKAMALWEAGMDHISISLNYIGREHDEERGIAGLYEHISTLVPQLTARGINVIFNTVIMRDNLDHVVPIAHLARTMGAKVSYSCYSDFKNGNETHLVDTGHAERLESVIEDLIYQKSRLGNIVNSDWYLRRIPAYFQNSLPRTCTAAGKWLVQLTPDGDVKPCAELPVQSGYADYKPVSRKIDCNRCWYSCRGETEASLRFDRVWEGLGRVWEGLGLSPGKRA, from the coding sequence ATGTCCGAACAGATCCAGGTCGCTCCGACGGTGGAAAGCTATCCGCCGCCTCCCGCGCCGCCCGTATTGCAGCCGGATGCCGGCTATCTCGGGTACGACCGGGCCTTGTTGCGTCCCATGTCCCCCGTCAGGAAGCTTCGTTCCGTGCTCAAGTACCTCTGGGTGCGGCTGAAGGGCGGACCGATGGCGGTGAACATGGAGGTGACGTACCTCTGCAACGCCACCTGCGATTTCTGTGACTACTGGAAAACGAAGCGTTCGGGCAAGCTGGGCGACTACGATTACGTGGACGCGCTCAGGAAGTTGAACCCCTTGACGGTCACGCTGACTGGCGGGGAACCGACGATCAACAAGCAGTTGCCCGAGGCGGTCAGGCGCATCAAGGAGTCCCTGGGTTTCATCTATATCGGCATGGTCACCCACGGATCTCTCCTGACCGTGGAAAAAGCCATGGCGCTGTGGGAAGCCGGCATGGACCACATCTCGATTTCGTTGAACTACATCGGCCGCGAACATGACGAGGAACGGGGGATCGCGGGCCTGTACGAGCATATCTCCACGCTCGTGCCCCAGTTGACGGCCCGGGGAATCAACGTGATCTTCAACACCGTAATCATGCGCGACAACCTGGACCACGTCGTCCCCATAGCGCATCTGGCGCGAACCATGGGCGCTAAGGTCTCCTACAGCTGCTACAGCGACTTCAAGAACGGGAACGAAACCCACCTGGTGGATACCGGTCACGCCGAACGGCTGGAATCCGTGATCGAGGATCTGATCTACCAGAAGTCCCGTCTGGGCAACATCGTCAATTCCGACTGGTACCTGCGCCGCATCCCCGCCTATTTCCAGAATTCCCTCCCACGGACCTGCACGGCGGCGGGCAAGTGGCTGGTGCAGCTGACCCCCGACGGCGACGTAAAGCCCTGCGCGGAACTGCCCGTACAGTCCGGATACGCCGACTACAAACCGGTTTCCCGCAAGATCGACTGCAACCGGTGCTGGTACAGTTGCCGGGGCGAAACGGAAGCGTCGCTGAGGTTCGACCGGGTATGGGAAGGCCTGGGAAGAGTATGGGAAGGCCTGGGCCTGTCCCCGGGGAAAAGAGCCTGA
- a CDS encoding ABC transporter substrate-binding protein, whose amino-acid sequence MHLLRREIRRIACLAAWAAVSLPAFGSYAQVSSPVETLKRRDAALRAVDGSTTEAVRDSLVRQSVVSGFDFERHSRISLGRYWRERTAAEREEFVSVLRLWTENRALEKLRKRSDNTTYDGEETRGSRSLVRTTVWYKGTKTLVDYKMELKQGEWLIYDMVIDGASVALANRDAFYKKIRQSSYEELLSTLRAKTLETE is encoded by the coding sequence ATGCACTTGCTACGCCGTGAGATTCGCCGGATAGCCTGCCTGGCCGCCTGGGCGGCGGTGTCTTTGCCGGCTTTCGGGAGTTACGCGCAGGTATCCTCGCCTGTCGAGACACTGAAGCGACGGGATGCCGCGTTACGCGCCGTGGACGGGTCGACGACCGAAGCCGTCCGGGACAGCCTGGTGCGCCAGTCCGTCGTCTCGGGTTTCGATTTCGAACGGCACAGCCGGATTTCCCTCGGCAGGTACTGGCGGGAGCGGACCGCGGCCGAGCGGGAAGAATTCGTTTCGGTCCTGCGTCTATGGACGGAGAACAGGGCGCTCGAGAAGCTGCGCAAGCGATCGGACAATACGACGTATGACGGAGAGGAAACGCGGGGCAGCCGGTCGCTGGTGAGAACCACGGTATGGTACAAGGGCACCAAAACGCTCGTCGACTACAAGATGGAGCTTAAGCAGGGAGAGTGGCTCATCTATGACATGGTGATAGACGGGGCGAGCGTGGCGCTGGCCAACCGGGACGCCTTTTACAAGAAGATCAGGCAGTCCTCTTACGAGGAACTCCTCAGCACCCTCCGTGCGAAAACCCTTGAAACTGAATGA